One Sphingomonas endolithica genomic window, GCAGTTCGGCCGCCTGCGGATGATTTACGAACACCTTGCCCTCGGGTTCCGGCGGCTGGCGCAGCACGGGGCTGTTAGCGGCTGGCCAGGCTGGGGCAAAGTTAGGATCATCGGCGACAGCAGCATCGAGCTCCCGCTGGATTTGCAGGAAGCTGCGATAATGCGACTCTTCGCGATCTGCGCTCGATCCCTCGCCTTGCTCCACAATGATATCGATCGCCCGCCCGGCCCCGGCGATATCGACGATCGGCTCGACTCCATCGAGATCGATAGCCGGTGGACCTATTTGGCTCGCCTTACCACCGAGGAACAGCACGTCTCCGCCCAGTTCGCGATTGACTGCGATCAAATTGGTGCGGATCGCTTCGTACAGGTGGCCGATCGTCGCATAATCCTGCGCACTCGGCATGAGCCCGAGATGCGCCTGTTCGCGGCAGTAGTCATCCTGTTCGAAGGCGGCGCTGTCTTGGCCGCGCGTATCCTGGGGGCGTTCCAGGAAAACGAAGTGCTTGAGCGTCTCGGCGTTGAACCCGGTCAGCCGTACTGCAACGCCAGATGGGAAGTAGCCGGGCGCCACGGGAAAGTTGGGGCGTCCGAAATGGGGACGTCCGCCGATCGCCACCGTCAGATTGGCGACTATCATTAGATGTCCCATCTCCTCGACGGCGACATCCATGATTACCTTGCGCCACCGCTCGAGCGTCTCGCCCAGTTCAAACGAGACCCCAGGTTCACCTGCACGCTTCAGGCTGAAGGCCGCATAGAGATAGCTGCACATTAATGTGTGCTCGATCTCCGATGCCTCAGCGAGCAGATGCAGCAACTGCTCACGCGATCCGATGACCACCGCTTGGCCGGAAACCTCTTCTATCACCGCTTCAAGGGGCATCCGCTTAGCGTCCGAGCGGCAATGGTAAGATGGCTTCGATCTGTATGCCGGAGAGGCGTCGAGCAATTGACATATTTTTCCGTTTCATCACGCACAAAACCAGCTGAGTCGCGTGCCACTGCTTCAATTCAGACAGGTAACAACCCGAGCCTCCACAAGCTCCAACCGTTAGGTATAACGCTTAGCAACGTGATCGGCTGACTTGGATCGTTTGCTGCTTACCCTTAACGGCATGCATTTGTGACCAGCCGATATCGCGCGACCCCATCGCTCTGTATTCGGCTCAGATATTTGCCCAGCACCTCGCTTCTCAGCGGAGCCGATCGCGTTAAGCTAGAAGAATGACGCTTCTCAGCGCAATGAGCTCGCATTCGAGCGATCAGCCAACCTCGACGATTGTCTCGCCGCAGCAGCGAACCGATATGGGCCGAAGCATCTAGCACACGCGAGGTGACCACGAGTGACGCCCCGAACAAGCCACACTCACCCATTGCAGATACCTTCCGTCACACCGGGCGAAGGGATTGGGCGTATCGGCATCAGCTTCTGCCCGGGCAAGTGGCAGGCAACCGCGATGACGGGCGCATGGGCGCGCGACATCGAGATCGACCTTGACGCTGTAGCTGAATGGGGCGCGGCCGCAGTGGTGACCCTCGTAGAGGAGAAGGAGTTGATCGCACTACGGGTGGAGAGTA contains:
- a CDS encoding ferritin-like domain-containing protein, yielding MPLEAVIEEVSGQAVVIGSREQLLHLLAEASEIEHTLMCSYLYAAFSLKRAGEPGVSFELGETLERWRKVIMDVAVEEMGHLMIVANLTVAIGGRPHFGRPNFPVAPGYFPSGVAVRLTGFNAETLKHFVFLERPQDTRGQDSAAFEQDDYCREQAHLGLMPSAQDYATIGHLYEAIRTNLIAVNRELGGDVLFLGGKASQIGPPAIDLDGVEPIVDIAGAGRAIDIIVEQGEGSSADREESHYRSFLQIQRELDAAVADDPNFAPAWPAANSPVLRQPPEPEGKVFVNHPQAAELLDFACSTYGLLLRCLVQCFARSGNQIERDQASLMSAAIELMHVLGAASTALVRLPATREGSGVHAGMTFTMLRGVEPLLPGRVERRLLLERVDALSRTRCKLPNHVRQAIARASEQIEALE